The following proteins come from a genomic window of Meiothermus sp. Pnk-1:
- a CDS encoding YqeG family HAD IIIA-type phosphatase, translated as MLHPSLRAATQRLRPKERLESLFQLTPEWLQARRLKGVMLDLDNTLVPYGFRGEPTAELLAWVERLKRAGVKLFLVSNARRKRLAYWSEKLGVDGTGLAFKPWFGFKKGLRRMGLSPQEVVAVGDQLFTDVLGGNLAGLHTVLVPPLSRRELGYTRLVRRLERWVLDQLG; from the coding sequence ATGCTCCATCCTTCGCTGCGCGCAGCAACCCAGCGGCTTAGACCCAAAGAGCGGCTCGAGTCGCTCTTTCAGCTCACCCCTGAGTGGTTGCAAGCGCGCAGGCTAAAGGGCGTGATGCTAGACCTGGACAACACCCTGGTGCCCTACGGATTTCGCGGGGAGCCCACCGCTGAGTTGCTGGCCTGGGTGGAGAGGCTCAAGCGGGCCGGGGTCAAGCTGTTTTTGGTCTCGAACGCCCGGCGCAAGCGGCTTGCCTACTGGAGCGAGAAGCTAGGGGTGGACGGAACCGGTCTGGCCTTCAAGCCCTGGTTCGGCTTCAAAAAGGGGCTGCGGCGGATGGGGCTCTCCCCCCAAGAGGTGGTGGCGGTGGGCGATCAACTCTTTACCGACGTGCTGGGGGGCAACCTGGCCGGTCTGCACACCGTGCTGGTACCCCCCCTATCGCGCCGCGAGTTGGGCTATACCCGGCTGGTGCGTCGGTTGGAACGCTGGGTTTTGGATCAGCTTGGATAG